The following proteins come from a genomic window of Flavobacteriaceae bacterium MAR_2010_188:
- a CDS encoding General stress protein 26, with protein sequence MGIDNLYNKEAKDKIRDLAKDIDFCMMATNLSNIPFHAIPMSTKKVDEQGNVWFLSGRESDHNKNIQKDSQTQLIYSDASDMKFMKLYGHSTITDDKSILKDLYGKTDDNWFDGLDDPSLTAIKFAPKEAHYWEPKHGKFISLIKMGIGAITGNQPDISEEGHIKP encoded by the coding sequence ATGGGTATTGATAATTTATATAATAAAGAGGCAAAAGATAAAATTAGGGATTTGGCAAAGGATATTGACTTTTGTATGATGGCGACAAACTTGAGCAACATTCCATTTCACGCAATTCCTATGAGTACCAAAAAGGTTGATGAGCAAGGAAATGTTTGGTTTTTAAGCGGAAGAGAAAGCGACCATAATAAAAACATTCAAAAAGATAGTCAGACCCAACTCATTTATTCTGACGCGAGTGATATGAAGTTCATGAAGTTATATGGACATTCTACAATCACAGATGATAAGTCAATCTTGAAGGATTTATATGGTAAGACCGATGATAATTGGTTTGATGGTCTTGATGATCCAAGTCTAACCGCAATTAAATTCGCTCCTAAAGAGGCACATTATTGGGAACCTAAACACGGTAAGTTTATTTCCCTAATCAAAATGGGAATTGGTGCTATAACCGGTAACCAACCAGACATAAGTGAGGAGGGCCATATTAAGCCGTAA
- a CDS encoding PhoD-like phosphatase, giving the protein MRFVISRFFKSTLFSLLISIVISYDVNSQIKFPDSNEEVGYKYSDVHARVAMPLDGSDRIWVKGSKEHPRASVLDSENDQVYSQFTLSPPYYTKVINTSAKIVKVKFCAENSQECITTENLYPSNYVSNTSEDFSILLYGCMEPFEVAYEDKKPVSGIFEGENNSSRRVRELFRKVALEESVPYSDSLKIENEFVYQGRKDSILLRTHPKAIITTGDQVYIDAGYGTKMKGKDVHPLSAWETKRRPFPFDTVASNYVDYINKLYSATYSFTDIEAAHKRLPVLSTIDDHELRDGWGSHGDEYEKAEMNPRLKNFYLMGKEAFIDHQLSLSTYVLDSIPLLKEGTKSMDYNFEINGINGYVFDLRSSRNVNQGVVLGGQQWTNFEKWLDQLERNQEIVLVTSVPLTLRPLKLFEILLQLFKPELRDDVRDGWSSKNNIKERNRLIALLTKYRRERDIKPIFVSGDVHKSALIEIWVDPYVGRNSKHDVQETMILGYEIVASGMSHEFIKTGISKSLLKITESQRIGDGFIDFTFNGNRASLYPMVRSSKVSQNFGAIEFSKDKNTRIHTFVYDNDSNHIEQIYLELDFDKKLPDDDYYIIEKNQKSGKVKRTFSPPIPHGKHAIID; this is encoded by the coding sequence ATGCGTTTTGTGATTTCTAGATTTTTTAAAAGTACTTTATTTTCCCTCCTAATTTCAATAGTCATCAGCTATGACGTTAATTCTCAGATAAAATTTCCCGATTCTAATGAGGAAGTAGGTTATAAATATTCTGATGTGCATGCCCGTGTAGCGATGCCATTAGATGGCTCGGATAGAATTTGGGTAAAAGGCTCAAAGGAACATCCTAGGGCAAGTGTTCTAGATTCTGAAAATGATCAAGTCTATTCACAATTCACCTTAAGTCCTCCATATTACACGAAGGTTATAAATACTTCAGCGAAAATAGTAAAGGTGAAATTTTGCGCTGAAAATTCCCAAGAATGTATTACCACAGAAAATCTCTATCCTTCAAATTATGTTTCAAATACATCCGAAGACTTTTCAATTTTGCTTTATGGTTGTATGGAACCTTTTGAAGTTGCATACGAGGATAAAAAACCAGTTTCAGGTATTTTTGAAGGTGAAAATAATTCAAGTAGAAGGGTACGGGAGCTATTTAGAAAGGTCGCATTAGAAGAAAGTGTTCCTTATAGTGATTCTCTCAAAATTGAAAACGAATTTGTCTATCAAGGCAGAAAGGATTCAATATTACTTCGTACCCATCCCAAGGCAATTATTACAACTGGCGACCAAGTATATATAGATGCCGGCTATGGCACTAAAATGAAAGGCAAGGATGTTCATCCACTTTCTGCTTGGGAAACCAAGAGACGACCATTTCCGTTTGATACGGTGGCTTCTAACTACGTAGATTACATCAATAAGCTCTACAGTGCTACTTATTCATTTACCGATATTGAAGCAGCCCACAAACGCTTACCGGTTCTCTCGACCATAGACGATCATGAATTACGTGATGGATGGGGATCTCATGGTGATGAATATGAAAAAGCTGAGATGAATCCCCGCCTTAAGAATTTTTACCTAATGGGCAAAGAGGCATTCATTGATCATCAGCTCTCACTTTCTACCTATGTGTTAGATTCTATTCCTCTGCTTAAAGAAGGAACAAAATCCATGGATTATAATTTTGAAATCAATGGAATCAATGGCTATGTCTTCGATTTAAGAAGCTCTCGAAATGTTAACCAAGGGGTTGTCCTTGGTGGACAGCAATGGACTAATTTTGAAAAATGGTTAGACCAATTGGAAAGAAATCAAGAGATAGTCCTGGTAACATCCGTACCCCTCACGCTGCGGCCGCTAAAACTTTTTGAAATATTACTTCAACTTTTTAAACCAGAATTACGGGATGATGTCAGGGATGGATGGTCGAGTAAGAATAATATTAAAGAAAGAAATAGACTTATCGCATTGCTTACCAAGTACCGCAGAGAAAGGGATATTAAACCAATCTTTGTTAGTGGAGATGTTCACAAGTCTGCTTTAATCGAAATTTGGGTGGATCCGTACGTTGGTAGAAATAGTAAGCATGACGTTCAGGAAACTATGATTCTTGGTTATGAAATCGTCGCTTCTGGTATGTCTCACGAATTTATTAAAACTGGTATCTCTAAGTCACTTTTAAAGATTACAGAAAGCCAGAGAATAGGGGACGGGTTTATCGATTTTACCTTTAACGGGAATCGCGCAAGTCTTTATCCGATGGTTAGAAGCTCTAAGGTTTCTCAAAATTTTGGTGCGATAGAATTTTCCAAGGATAAGAATACTAGGATACATACTTTTGTTTACGATAACGATTCTAATCATATCGAACAAATTTACCTTGAGCTAGATTTTGATAAGAAATTGCCCGACGACGATTATTATATCATCGAAAAAAACCAGAAATCTGGAAAGGTTAAACGAACATTTAGCCCACCAATACCACACGGCAAACATGCTATAATCGATTGA
- a CDS encoding cold-shock DNA-binding protein family produces the protein MSKGTVKFFNDAKGFGFITEDGSNKEHFVHHSGLIDEIREGDDVEFDLTEGRKGLNAINVKVV, from the coding sequence ATGAGTAAAGGAACAGTAAAATTCTTCAACGATGCCAAAGGTTTTGGTTTCATCACAGAAGATGGTTCAAACAAAGAACATTTCGTACACCATTCTGGTTTAATCGATGAGATTAGAGAAGGAGATGATGTAGAATTTGATTTAACAGAAGGACGTAAAGGACTTAACGCGATCAATGTAAAAGTGGTTTAA
- a CDS encoding magnesium transporter, with protein sequence MGRFLEKNRSDIGRPPDEIYFRGQKKIETVLIRLIDYDKVKFEERTLESVSDINTYREQNSVTWLNIDGLHNIALMEELASVFNFDPLIIADVMNTSARPKVHEYENAIAVSIKMLQQNEQTGKITVENLSLIMTKTALISFQEKKGDVFEPIRERIKNKKKRIRNSGTDFLAFALLDIVIDNYIFIISILGDKIEGLEENFLRNPQKSVIDDINRLKQELNFLRKNINPAKEMILALSKMDSEFIKKSIHVHYKELVDNINQAVDTSNSYREILTDQLNIYHTTISSKLNDVMKLLTVFSVIFIPLTFIVGVYGTNFDVLPELHYQYSYYIMWALMIVVAIGMLIYFKRKKWL encoded by the coding sequence ATGGGTAGGTTTTTAGAAAAGAATAGGAGCGATATAGGAAGACCACCTGATGAGATTTACTTTCGGGGACAGAAGAAAATCGAAACAGTATTAATTAGACTCATCGATTACGATAAAGTAAAATTTGAAGAAAGAACCTTAGAATCTGTTTCAGATATAAATACTTATCGTGAACAAAATTCTGTTACCTGGTTAAATATTGATGGTCTTCATAATATTGCGCTAATGGAAGAGTTGGCGTCTGTTTTCAACTTTGATCCGTTAATTATTGCGGATGTTATGAATACTTCTGCAAGACCTAAAGTGCATGAATATGAAAATGCAATTGCCGTTTCCATTAAAATGTTACAACAGAATGAACAAACGGGTAAGATTACAGTTGAAAATCTAAGCCTAATTATGACAAAAACAGCCCTTATTTCCTTTCAAGAAAAAAAAGGCGATGTGTTTGAGCCAATTAGAGAGAGAATCAAAAATAAGAAGAAAAGGATAAGGAATTCTGGCACAGATTTCCTGGCATTTGCCCTTCTAGATATTGTTATAGACAATTACATTTTCATTATCAGTATTCTTGGCGACAAGATTGAAGGTTTAGAGGAAAATTTCCTTCGAAACCCACAGAAATCTGTGATAGACGATATAAACCGGCTTAAGCAAGAACTTAATTTTCTAAGAAAGAATATTAATCCGGCAAAGGAGATGATATTAGCGCTTTCCAAAATGGATTCAGAATTTATTAAAAAGTCAATTCACGTTCATTATAAAGAATTAGTAGATAATATAAACCAAGCCGTGGATACTTCTAATAGCTACAGAGAGATTTTAACTGACCAGCTCAATATTTACCACACCACGATCAGCAGTAAGCTAAATGATGTCATGAAATTACTGACCGTATTTTCAGTGATTTTTATTCCGCTGACCTTCATTGTAGGTGTTTATGGCACAAACTTCGACGTTTTACCAGAACTTCATTATCAATATAGTTACTATATCATGTGGGCCTTAATGATCGTAGTGGCGATTGGAATGCTTATATATTTTAAAAGAAAAAAATGGCTTTAA
- a CDS encoding sodium/proton antiporter, NhaD family yields MYLAIIIVFAIGYMAIALEHHIKINKTASALLIGVLCWVLLIFGAKTFFPALSHENSIDFISEELLLHVGEISEILFFLLGAMTIVALIDAHNGFAIITDRIKVTSRKKLLWVLCSITFFLSAALDNLTTAIVMSALLVKIIKDKEDLWLFAGMVIISANAGGAWSPIGDVTTIMLWIGGQITAMNVILELFLPSVMCILVPLIILSFTLKGDINKPDSDVHDASSPKPIVSRYEKILVFSAGIMVLLFVPIFKSVTHLPPFMGILFGLSILWIITEILHRHKNPEEKKGLSIVGILEHIDTPSILFFLGILMAVAALQTGGQLLDLATLIDNNFESIYVVNSIIGVFSAIIDNVPMVAGAMGMYSLDVYPQDSDFWELLAYCAGTGGSILIIGSAAGVAIMGIFEIDFMWYVKRISILALLGYVAGILTYMLLN; encoded by the coding sequence TTGTATTTAGCTATAATCATTGTTTTTGCCATAGGTTATATGGCAATTGCGTTAGAGCACCACATTAAAATAAATAAAACCGCATCGGCACTTTTAATTGGTGTTTTATGCTGGGTACTTCTGATTTTCGGAGCAAAGACATTTTTTCCCGCACTTAGCCATGAAAATTCAATCGATTTCATTTCCGAAGAACTGTTGCTTCATGTAGGTGAAATTTCAGAGATTCTTTTCTTTTTGCTCGGTGCAATGACCATCGTAGCATTAATCGATGCCCATAACGGCTTTGCCATTATAACAGACCGTATTAAGGTTACAAGTAGAAAAAAACTTTTATGGGTACTATGTTCAATTACCTTTTTTCTTTCTGCCGCTTTAGATAATCTCACCACCGCAATCGTTATGTCTGCGCTCTTAGTTAAGATTATAAAGGATAAAGAGGATTTATGGTTATTTGCGGGGATGGTTATTATTTCAGCTAATGCCGGTGGCGCTTGGTCACCGATTGGCGATGTCACTACAATAATGCTCTGGATTGGTGGACAGATTACGGCAATGAATGTTATTTTGGAACTTTTTCTACCAAGCGTAATGTGTATTTTGGTTCCTCTAATAATTTTAAGTTTTACGCTAAAAGGAGATATCAATAAGCCAGATTCAGATGTACATGATGCTAGTTCGCCAAAACCTATTGTTTCCCGCTACGAAAAGATTTTAGTATTTAGTGCAGGGATTATGGTCTTGCTATTCGTTCCAATATTTAAGAGCGTAACCCATTTACCACCATTTATGGGAATTTTATTTGGGTTAAGCATATTATGGATAATTACTGAAATTCTGCATCGACACAAAAATCCCGAGGAAAAGAAAGGACTTTCTATCGTTGGTATTCTAGAGCATATAGATACTCCAAGTATTCTTTTCTTTTTAGGCATTTTAATGGCCGTGGCTGCCTTACAAACTGGAGGACAACTATTGGATTTAGCCACACTGATCGACAATAATTTCGAGAGTATTTATGTGGTAAATTCCATCATTGGAGTGTTTTCTGCAATAATAGATAACGTTCCTATGGTCGCCGGGGCAATGGGTATGTATTCATTAGATGTGTATCCACAGGACAGTGATTTTTGGGAATTATTGGCTTATTGTGCTGGTACCGGAGGTAGTATCCTTATTATTGGTTCTGCCGCAGGAGTTGCGATTATGGGGATTTTTGAAATTGACTTTATGTGGTATGTAAAAAGAATTTCTATCTTGGCTCTGTTAGGTTATGTTGCAGGTATCTTAACTTATATGCTATTAAACTAA
- a CDS encoding Uncharacterized conserved protein YjbJ, UPF0337 family: MLTINIKTMSSPLSDKTKGNWNIAKGKLKQKWGNLTDDDLDYAEGKEDEMLGRIQKRTGESKEKVNDFLDNLKYD; encoded by the coding sequence ATGTTAACTATAAATATTAAAACTATGAGTAGTCCACTTTCAGATAAAACAAAAGGTAATTGGAATATTGCCAAAGGAAAATTGAAACAAAAATGGGGAAACCTAACTGACGATGATTTAGATTATGCAGAAGGTAAGGAAGATGAAATGTTAGGAAGAATCCAGAAAAGAACTGGAGAGTCTAAAGAAAAAGTAAACGACTTTTTAGATAATCTTAAATACGATTAA
- a CDS encoding TIR domain-containing protein, translating into MTGVTGFKYDIFISYAHVDNEMAFNQKDPYVEQFYKNLQLILTKRFGRPNMVTTWIDHKKLVGNTVFDKSIEDNLKNSAIMICLDSKPYQSSDYCQKELKMFYDKANQEEQGLIIGYESRIVHVLLNNIPFAKWSKEFRGTSGFPFHDSTDDQNLGDPFETTTEEYKKSMLKLRDALIPLLESFQINPTSTEVFKKLDEKEKDEKFCIYLAEVSDPLRSARKRIATELENKDFKIISGPPPPAEAEEHEKSTKEAITKSQLSIHLLDQYAGREIVGDSNNSYPKKQAEIGFQLTVPQMIWMPSSIDFEEIEEPYYKDFLTAIDEGSNLKKIFEFIKGSKSTLTQEIIAYAEQLVKKQEIQIKQHGKLSVLLDTHFADQKYAYSLSQAMLDNDIQPYVNPQEDDPLKNMNILGDRMSQVNKLIFLYGNVSKDWVMERMNAALQLILRNNYPIEDIFIYMAPPHKEADDIKINQRLLKVNVVNSSEKAQVDGDVISKFFDDLKTSV; encoded by the coding sequence ATGACAGGAGTAACCGGCTTTAAGTATGACATATTTATAAGTTATGCTCACGTAGACAATGAGATGGCCTTTAACCAAAAAGACCCTTACGTAGAGCAATTTTATAAGAATCTTCAATTAATACTTACCAAACGTTTCGGCAGACCTAATATGGTCACTACCTGGATCGATCATAAAAAATTGGTTGGCAACACAGTTTTTGATAAATCTATAGAGGACAACTTAAAGAACTCTGCCATCATGATTTGTTTGGATTCTAAACCTTATCAATCTTCGGATTACTGCCAAAAAGAACTTAAAATGTTCTATGATAAAGCAAATCAGGAAGAACAAGGACTTATAATTGGTTATGAATCTAGGATTGTACACGTTCTTTTAAATAATATACCATTCGCCAAATGGTCTAAAGAATTTAGAGGAACAAGTGGATTTCCTTTTCATGACTCTACAGACGATCAAAATTTGGGCGATCCCTTCGAAACAACTACTGAAGAATACAAAAAGAGCATGCTAAAACTTCGGGACGCCTTAATACCATTACTTGAATCATTTCAAATTAATCCAACTTCTACCGAAGTATTTAAGAAGTTGGATGAAAAAGAAAAGGATGAAAAATTTTGTATTTATTTAGCAGAAGTTTCTGATCCTTTAAGATCTGCAAGAAAGCGGATTGCAACCGAATTAGAAAATAAGGACTTTAAGATTATAAGTGGCCCTCCTCCCCCGGCGGAAGCAGAAGAACATGAAAAATCAACAAAGGAAGCTATTACGAAATCCCAACTTTCAATTCATCTTTTAGATCAATATGCTGGTAGAGAAATAGTAGGAGACTCAAACAACTCGTATCCTAAAAAACAGGCAGAAATAGGTTTCCAACTCACGGTCCCACAGATGATATGGATGCCATCTTCAATTGATTTTGAAGAGATTGAAGAACCATATTACAAAGATTTCTTAACCGCTATTGATGAAGGATCAAATCTTAAAAAAATCTTTGAGTTTATAAAAGGTTCCAAGAGTACCTTAACCCAAGAAATTATAGCTTACGCAGAACAACTTGTGAAAAAACAAGAAATTCAAATTAAGCAACACGGCAAACTATCTGTCTTACTAGACACCCATTTTGCAGATCAGAAATACGCCTATTCTTTAAGTCAGGCCATGTTAGATAATGACATTCAACCTTATGTAAATCCACAAGAAGATGACCCGTTAAAGAATATGAATATTCTAGGAGATCGAATGAGCCAAGTTAACAAGCTTATATTTCTTTATGGTAATGTTTCAAAGGATTGGGTGATGGAAAGAATGAATGCCGCACTGCAATTAATACTTCGAAACAATTATCCTATAGAAGACATATTTATTTACATGGCGCCGCCACATAAGGAAGCCGATGATATAAAGATTAACCAGCGATTATTAAAGGTGAATGTTGTAAACAGTAGCGAGAAAGCTCAAGTTGACGGCGACGTTATCAGTAAGTTTTTCGATGACCTAAAAACTTCAGTTTAA
- a CDS encoding Permease of the drug/metabolite transporter (DMT) superfamily: protein MGTPKNPTLVILAFFSIYVIWGSTYLFNKIAVSELPPFMLAGFRFVSAGILILLLSLALKINIRITKDQLKNCIIAGFLFLSFGNGVVVWALKYVDSGFAALEISAQPLVVLLLMYIIQGKKIKAMSVVGVVLGVIGIYLLVSQKQVVNQENSFIGMFMIFLCLISWGYGSIFVGKANLPSSFFVSTGYQMLTGGIILWIVSPIIGETWSNPLEWSSKVQLSMVMLILFGSIVAFTSFNYLLKVVSPEKVATSTYVNPIIALLLGWYFLEETITLQSIIAAAVLLTGVYFINTKKKLILFSRFSSKSTNESNVTAP from the coding sequence ATGGGTACTCCAAAAAATCCAACCCTCGTAATCCTTGCATTTTTTTCAATTTACGTCATTTGGGGATCCACTTATCTATTTAATAAAATCGCCGTTTCGGAACTTCCACCTTTTATGTTGGCTGGTTTTAGATTCGTCTCTGCCGGTATTCTAATCCTGTTGTTGAGTTTGGCTCTAAAAATCAATATTAGGATTACAAAAGACCAACTTAAAAACTGCATTATCGCAGGATTTCTTTTTCTATCTTTCGGAAATGGAGTAGTAGTTTGGGCGTTAAAGTATGTCGATAGTGGTTTTGCGGCCTTGGAAATCTCAGCTCAACCTTTAGTAGTTTTATTGCTCATGTATATTATTCAAGGAAAAAAGATAAAAGCGATGTCTGTGGTAGGAGTGGTGTTGGGCGTGATTGGTATTTACCTTTTGGTAAGTCAAAAACAGGTTGTTAATCAAGAAAATTCCTTTATTGGGATGTTCATGATTTTTCTATGTTTAATCAGCTGGGGCTACGGAAGTATTTTCGTGGGTAAAGCTAATTTACCGTCTAGCTTTTTTGTTAGTACTGGTTATCAAATGCTAACGGGAGGAATCATTCTATGGATTGTAAGTCCAATTATAGGAGAAACATGGAGCAATCCGTTAGAATGGAGCTCTAAGGTTCAACTTTCGATGGTAATGCTTATTCTGTTTGGCAGTATTGTCGCCTTCACATCATTTAATTATTTACTAAAAGTGGTATCTCCAGAAAAAGTTGCGACCTCTACATATGTAAATCCGATAATAGCATTGTTATTAGGATGGTATTTTTTAGAAGAAACAATCACCTTGCAATCCATAATTGCGGCAGCTGTTCTTCTTACAGGAGTTTACTTCATCAACACAAAAAAAAAACTGATTCTCTTCAGTAGATTTTCATCAAAAAGCACCAATGAATCAAATGTTACCGCGCCCTAA